CGCGAGCATTCCCCCCACAGGAACGCAGTCGTTATCAAAGACATGGCAGTGGCAATCAATCTTCAACGCTTCCTCTCCCCCCGCACCGGTAGCATAACCGGCCTGAAACCCACCCCGGCTCCGGAAAGGTCTGCCCGGAGGCTGAAACGCCTCGCGCACCGTACGCTCCAGGCATCGATATTCCAGCTCCCGCCCCGGAGTATCCGGTCCAGGTCTTCTTTCAGGTGAACCGGGTTCCTGGAGGCATGTCTCTTGTAAGCATCCGCTTCGTACCCGTCCAGGCACCATTCCCATACGTTGCCGCTCATGTCGTGGATCCCCAGGCCGTTCGGTGCCTTGAGGCCGACGGGCCGAGTCGTCCCCCCGCTGTTCTCATCATACCAGGCCAAGGACTCCACGTCGTCGCCTCCGGCGTAAAACTCTTGTCTTCCTCCGCTCCTGGCCGCGTATTCCCACTGGGCCTCGGTTGGAAGATCAAAGACCCATTCTCCCTTGTGGGCCTCGGTCAATTTTCGCACAAAGGCCCGGGCCTCGTGCCAGGTGACCTGTTCCACCGGGTGGAGCTCTCCCTTGAACTTGCTGGGATTATCGCCCATGAGAGTTGTCCACTGGGACTGGGTGACGGGATATCGGGCAATATAGTAGCTGTCTAGGGTTACCTCGTGGACCGGGAGTTCGTTTTCAAATCCATCCCCAAAGGTATCCCCCATCAGGAAAGAACCGGCGGGAACCGGCAGGAAAACCATTCCCGTGATGGGTTCCCTGAAGGTTTGGGAGAGAGGCTCATCCGCCGCCTCCCTCCGCCCGCAGGCCGGGCATTCGGCCTGCCCGGCGGACAGGCGGGTGCCACAGGTTTTGCAGATCAAGGGATTCCCGCATTCCGGACAGCGCCTCCAATGGGCCTTGACCGGAATTCCACAATGGGGACAGGAAGGAGGAGTCAAGGGGGTTTCGCAGGCCGGGCAAAACTTCCAACTTTCTTTTACCTCTTCCCCGCACCTGGGGCAGGAGGGTTTCCGGGTCTCCGTCATTGGATATTTACTCCCTTACCAGGCACAAAAAAGGCTTCGCCCATCCATCCCTCGCCGTTTTTACGGCCCCGCGGGACCAAATTCGTCGAGATAAAGGCAGGCAAACACCTTGGCATCAAACATGATATCGCTGATCAGGCAAAACTCATTGGGTTGATGGGCCGTGTCAGGGGCGGTCATCCATACGGCCGCCGGGAACCCAAGATTTCGAAAGAGGGAAGCCACCGTTGCTCCGCCGATGCCCATCGGGCGGGCCCTTTTTCCCGATACAACCCTGATGGATTGTACCAGTTCCCTGACAACCGGGGCATCCTCGGGTGTGGGATCTGCGGCCTTCTCCTTTTGGACCGCATCGATTTGAACAGAAAGGCCCGTGGACTCAGCTACCTGCGCTGCGATCTCTCGGGCGGCGGTTAGAATCTCCTCAGGGCCATAGTGGGGCAGTACCCGGCAGTCCAGGTAGAAGATATCTTTTCCAGGGAGAGTATTTACGTTGGGGACGTTGGCTTCCATCTTTGTAGGTTCAAAGGTGGAATAGGGTGGCTTGAAGAGATCGTCACTGAAATCGTACCTTTCTTTCAGGCCTTTGTGGAGGGCCAGGATAAGCCTGGCCGCCCCCACGAGACTGTTTATCCCCTTCTCCGGGGTGCTGGCATGACACTGCCGGCCATTGACCGTAACCTTCAGCCACAGCACGGATTTCTCCGCCACCTCGATGAGGGTCCCCTCCTCGTTCCCGGCATCCGGCAC
This region of Deltaproteobacteria bacterium genomic DNA includes:
- a CDS encoding SUMF1/EgtB/PvdO family nonheme iron enzyme → MTETRKPSCPRCGEEVKESWKFCPACETPLTPPSCPHCGIPVKAHWRRCPECGNPLICKTCGTRLSAGQAECPACGRREAADEPLSQTFREPITGMVFLPVPAGSFLMGDTFGDGFENELPVHEVTLDSYYIARYPVTQSQWTTLMGDNPSKFKGELHPVEQVTWHEARAFVRKLTEAHKGEWVFDLPTEAQWEYAARSGGRQEFYAGGDDVESLAWYDENSGGTTRPVGLKAPNGLGIHDMSGNVWEWCLDGYEADAYKRHASRNPVHLKEDLDRILRGGSWNIDAWSVRCARRFSLRADLSGAGVGFRPVMLPVRGERKR
- a CDS encoding M20 family metallo-hydrolase; protein product: MSKLQEVFGWIDDSRDEIIRLQTELTSRPAIGPGNGGSGEHEKAAFLKEEVTALGADVIEEVRAPDPRAKDGYRPNLICRWKGNEGERKVWILSHMDIVPPGDLSLWKSDPFKLRVEGDRLIGRGVQDDQHGIVSSLLALKAIRETGLRPGRSVGLVFLADEESGSRYGLQYLLEQRREYFDPRDLIVVPDAGNEEGTLIEVAEKSVLWLKVTVNGRQCHASTPEKGINSLVGAARLILALHKGLKERYDFSDDLFKPPYSTFEPTKMEANVPNVNTLPGKDIFYLDCRVLPHYGPEEILTAAREIAAQVAESTGLSVQIDAVQKEKAADPTPEDAPVVRELVQSIRVVSGKRARPMGIGGATVASLFRNLGFPAAVWMTAPDTAHQPNEFCLISDIMFDAKVFACLYLDEFGPAGP